Proteins found in one Xenopus laevis strain J_2021 chromosome 1L, Xenopus_laevis_v10.1, whole genome shotgun sequence genomic segment:
- the tjp3.L gene encoding uncharacterized protein LOC734528, producing the protein MEEMTIWEQYTVTLIRDPRKGFGIAISGGRDRPLGTDGDNSVIVSDVIRGGPADGRLQTRDRIVMVNGVSMENMSSSFAIQTLKSCTKTANVTVKRPRKIQVPASNSMHPASTYSSNTQKFSEPVFSDSSRRDKDDGSDSPLPWRGRYESTNQEPPEDTARGYEGDSSSGRSSQGSFTHSSRQARHRRGRTVGSDGVDYARRKVGREAAGSSSDTGRWSRRRESGSDVMDSGSEARGYYNKRKESGSEVGVSGSEIYQNGLELMSGFKRLPVQDVPAKPIKAVLVKRAENQEYGLKLGSQIFIKHITESGLAAQEKALQEGDLILKINGVTSENMSLADTRRLIEKSRGKLTLTVLRDNRQFLVNIPEVRDSESEDRSSPREDISEIGSGDSPPPSEAPPPPPAHQQKSSSESDDSAPEGQGLNGSEAVQRMENPKVENKVNNEEVHVVSAYREESANSNNNMREDLRAGYSPDARVIQFMKEKSIGLRLAGGNDVGIFVAAVQGGSPAEREGIKEGDQILQVNDTSFHNLTREDAVQYLMGLPQNEDVIFLTQGKEDIYRKMIKSNVGDSFYIRTHFDYESDAPSGISFTRGEIFHVLDTMYRGKLGSWLAVRVARDLREMEKGIIPNSNRAEQYASLETVLKPQSSSGQRAEFWKLRGLRGAKKLLRKSREDLTALSKKIKYPPYERVVLREASFKRPVVVMGPITDIAHQKLCADLPQEFEAAESVTRDGGTSKVIKLDIVREIAGKNKHALLEITPTAVEHLNYMQFYPIVVFCNPENRQGVKAMRKWLLPDSRKSSRRLYAQAVKQRKNYSHLFTAKINLSGASDSWLLSLKEIIQTEQTKPIWTTEDKITVTEPLDLLDESTAGVNDYLSCDSRANSDYEETDAEGGAYTDQELEEEIQEPALARSSEPVLDYQSTYYRAQSPDEYPSEYKDQSLPETDNFHGNKLRHELSSNYRSSMPSNCNSPQQSRI; encoded by the exons ATGGAGGAAATGACAATATGGGAACAGTATACTGTGACACTAATCCGG GACCCTCGCAAAGGATTTGGTATTGCAATCTCTGGAGGAAGAGACCGTCCTTTAGGAACAGATGGAGACAATTCTGTCATTGTTTCAGATGTTATCCGAGGTGGACCAGCTGACGGTAGACTGCA GACACGAGATCGCATTGTCATGGTTAATGGCGTTTCAATGGAAAATATGTCATCCTCCTTTGCCATCCAAACACTGAAATCATGCACTAAGACTGCAAATGTG ACTGTGAAACGGCCGCGAAAAATTCAGGTTCCTGCTAGCAATTCTATGCATCCAGCTTCTACTTATTCCTCCAATACGCAAAAATTCTCAGAGCCTGTCTTCTCAGATTCCTCAAGAAGAGACAAGGATGATGGGTCAGACTCCCCTTTACCATGGAGAGGGAGATATGAAAGCACAAATCAggaacctcctgaggacacagcGAGAGGATATGAAGGGGATTCATCTAGTGGCCGCAGCTCGCAGGGATCTTTCACTCACTCATCTCGTCAAGCCAGACATCGAAGGGGAAGAACCGTTGGTAGTGATGGGGTAGATTATGCAAGGAGGAAGGTAGGAAGGGAAGCAGCTGGTTCAAGCAGCGATACAGGAAGGTGGTCCAGGAGAAGAGAGAGTGGCAGTGATGTGATGGACTCTGGCAGTGAGGCACGTGGATattacaataaaaggaaagagtcTGGCAGTGAAGTGGGGGTTTCTGGCAGTGAGATTTACCAAAATGGCCTAGAGCTGATGTCTGGATTCAAGAGACTACCTGTCCAGGATGTGCCGGCCAAACCTATAAAAGCTGTTCTGGTGAAACGTGCAGAAAACCAAG AATACGGTCTAAAATTGGGTAGTCAGATCTTCATAAAGCACATAACAGAAAGTGGATTGGCAGCTCAAGAGAAGGCATTACAAGAAGGAGACCTTATTCTGAAG ATTAACGGGGTGACAAGTGAGAATATGTCATTGGCTGACACTCGGCGACTCATTGAGAAGTCAAGGGGCAAACTTACTCTTACCGTTTTGAGAGACAATCGTCAGTTTCTCGTTAACATCCCAGAAGTGAGAGATAGTGAGAGTGAGGACAGAAGCTCTCCTCGAGAGG ATATCTCTGAAATAGGTTCTGGTGATTCCCCACCACCATCTGAAGctccaccacctcctccagcaCATCAACAGAAAAGCTCATCTGAGAGTGATGATAGTGCCCC GGAAGGGCAAGGACTGAATGGATCAGAGGCTGTGCAGAGAATGGAGAATCCCAAAGTTGAGAATA AAGTAAACAATGAAGAAGTGCATGTGGTGTCTGCATATAGAGAGGAGTCAGCAAATTCCAATAACAACATGAGAGAAGACCTGAGAGCAGG ATATAGTCCTGATGCTCGTGTAATTCAGTTCATGAAAGAAAAAAGTATTGGTCTGCGTCTTGCAGGTGGAAATGATGTGGGAATATTTGTGGCTGCAGTACAGGGAGGGAGTCCTGCAGAACGCGAAGGAATAAAAGAGGGTGACCAGATCCTGCAG GTAAATGATACAAGCTTCCATAACTTGACCCGTGAGGATGCTGTGCAGTATTTAATGGGTCTTCCACAAAATGAGGATGTAATATTCCTTACGCAGGGCAAAGAGGACA TTTACAGAAAAATGATTAAGTCCAATGTTGGAGATTCCTTCTATATTCGTACACACTTCGATTATGAGTCAGATGCTCCATCTGGCATAAGTTTCACTCGAGGAGAAATATTTCATGTCTTAGACACTATGTATCGTGGGAAGCTGGGAAGTTGGCTAGCTGTACGTGTTGCCAGGGATTTAAGGGAGATGGAAAAGGGAATAATACCAAACAGCAACAG GGCAGAGCAGTACGCTAGTTTGGAGACGGTGCTAAAGCCACAGAGTTCCAGTGGGCAGAGGGCAGAGTTCTGGAAGTTAAGGGGGCTGCGTGGAGCTAAGAAATTATTAAGGAAGAGTAGAGAAGATTTAACGGCACTGAGCAAGAAAATTAAATATCCTCCATATGAAAGAGTGGTGCTTCGGGAAG CAAGCTTTAAAAGGCCTGTAGTTGTTATGGGTCCAATCACAGATATTGCTCATCAGAAACTTTGTGCAGATTTGCCCCAGGAGTTTGAGGCTGCAG agaGTGTCACACGAGATGGAGGGACCTCTAAGGTCATTAAACTGGATATTGTGAGGGAAATTGCTGGAAAG AATAAGCACGCACTCCTTGAGATCACTCCAACAGCTGTAGAACATCTTAATTACATGCAGTTCTATCCTATTGTGGTATTCTGTAACCCTGAGAACAGGCAGGGAGTAAAAGCCATGagaaaatggctgcttcctgacTCAAGAAAGAGTTCCAGGCGTTTGTATGCACAAGCTGTTAAACAACGCAAGAACTACTCTCACCTATTCACCG CCAAAATAAATTTGAGTGGAGCAAGTGACTCGTGGCTTCTCAGCTTGAAAGAAATTATTCAGACAGAGCAGACAAAACCAATATGGACAACAGAGGATAAG ATTACAGTCACAGAGCCACTGGATCTCCTGGATGAGTCCACAGCTGGAGTCAATGACTACCTCAGTTGTGATAGCCGTGCAAACAGTGACTATGAAGAAACTGATGCTGAGGGAGGAGCTTATACTGACCAGGAACTGGAAGAGGAAATTCAAGAGCCAGCACTTGCCAGGTCTTCTGAACCAGTGCTGGATTATCAATCAACATATTACAGAGCCCAGTCGCCAGATGAATATCCTTCAGAGTACAAAGACCAATCTTTGCCAGAGACAGACAATTTCCATGGAAACAAGCTACGACATGAATTAAGTTCCAACTACAGAAGTTCTATGCCATCTAATTGCAACAGCCCTCAACAG TCGAGAATATGA